Genomic DNA from Plasmodium brasilianum strain Bolivian I chromosome Unknown PB_00_18, whole genome shotgun sequence:
TGAGGAACTCAAATTTACGCCATATGTAACTAAATATggtatgaaatatatttaatgatatataattagagtaaatatatgaatataatatatttattagaaaGTGTTATATACCTTAGttgaaatattaatttatttgctTATCTATTCAACAGATTAAAAGCATATgatcataattttatatacactTCTATtgaattatgtaatataaatttatccgtaaatattgtatttgtttattttcaaCATAtcgatgtatatataaaagaaaattatacaaacatatatattgtttagaAATGAGAATGGAACTGATTTATgtggtatatatattcatttaataaattactattaattcatttatgtaatttttaaatgaaacactttttttcattaaactaatacattctttttatcatgtattatttatttattttactaataaaaacatataattcattaaaCCACGTTTACTATGTgtgcatttattattttgtatttgtgATAAGTAACTAATGAGACATTTTGGTGTTTATAAAActttataaatgtaatatataaaagtataatcATAAGAATTTAACCATTAGGACGTACAATATAAATTGAGAAATAATCTCATAAGataagaattttatttacattttaataattcttaataatgaagtatacattaaaatctgttaatatgtaattttcgtataatttaaaatatttcattacgtttaaaaaatatatatcttttatatttcttcaaattatatttacagaATAATCCATATCATTccttataaataaaaacataattaatcATCTGTAAAGCTAATTGCTATTTTAGCTCTCATcaaaaaatgcataataaCCATTACCATCTAATGTATATCTCAATATACGTACAAAATCATAGTATAAAGATAAACTatagatattaaaaatagatctttcttcttttaatacGTTAttctacataaaaaattataatgagTTATAATATACAATCTATAATCAAGAGATAAAGTAGTTTTTgattatgtataatattgggggattctaaatatattgatttattaatatgataCTTTATTCTTTagtttatgaaaaatatattactattactaaaGATACgcaaatatttataagaataaaattgaaatattacaaaaatgattaaaaaataaaatatttttattttttcctcttataacttcaataaaaaagaaaatttttttatattaaatatattaattatatagttAATTAATTTAGTCAGAATAATTCATagaagtataatatatttaatgtaatacataaaaacaattaaatattataaaaataattatatattttataattattatagaaAGACTATGATTTTAAATTACTAAAATGGTAACTTATGAAATGGAAAGTACAAGTATTCtcgtaaaataaaataaataaatttatataaaaagaaaaattattaagaatatttttaaaaaagtataaaagtATCAAAACAAATTAAGCATTTTATTGTAATTGCGTGCTGCTCATTTTAATATCATTAGTTATTTCTTTATGGTtcataaatggaaaaaataataaacttaattaaaattattgttaaggcctttaattaaataaaacatataatgtaaaaaaaaatatataaatgaaaaaaagaatataatattcattaaaaaaaaaaaattccaatattatttttttttttttcatataaaaactaaatattaaatatttttttatttcttctttgcATCGTTATTAAGAAAGCATTGATTTACTAGAacgtaaaaattatttgtatcaaaatataaaaataaaaccaaaataaaacattataattatgaataaaaatagaaatcaatattaattagaaaaataaggagaaaagcaaaaatgtaataataaaacaatatattttttttttatgcgtAATAAAGAATGAAGAGTAAAATCCcaggaatatatatgtataagctataataatactttatgtgtaatattcttataataaCATGATAATCTCTTTATTcctaatttataatttattatatgttattttttaaaataaattttaatgagaaatacatatttacagaaacatgaaaaataaaatatacgttaatattttattaaatattgatGTGATAAATAATACTGCagttaatttataattagaaaagagaaaatatataagaaatattgaAGAATATCTACAAAATTctgaatataattatgttatCAATCAACATTGTGTATACACAAAAGattaaaaagttattttaattacattttccaaaatatgcatatatatttagactGCATTAACTCCTTTTCAGctgtatttaatataatatatttattatgctACAAAAGTTAATAGTGCTTTATCCtgattttaagaaaaataatttttaattttttttttaaaacgcttttatattatataatatatagtatatatgcttgtttaatatatatataaatagtttGATGCATAGAAAAATTCATACTGAGGGGACTGTattgttgaaaaaaaaattaaatattaaccTAAAACATAAAGTTTTCATtgaaagaagaaaacaatATTTAGTTACGTTATAAGGattatttaagaaattataagaaataaaataaacaatatattataacccatatattttatcattttaaaaaccatgtatattttatgttgCGTGTTTTTGTAATATTCCTTCTTCAATTacctatttttaatatttataatattatttttgttaattttgttaatgaGTGTATATTTCATTGTATTCCTTATGATgccataaatatatagataaatttgtatgaatataaatgGAAAAGATTCATCAAAAAAactgtaattttttaattttattagatATTTACAATAggatatatgcaaatatttaaaattacaatagtgttaaaaaaattaaaaataacaattcattacaattttaaaatttttatgtaaaagatgttatttctttttatgaaaatactCTAATTgtaattcattatatatatatatatatataataacgtGTGCTATGTTGTGtacatttgttttatttatttgttattatatcgcattaaacatattaaaagtattagtgtttttattaaaattatcaatatagtagaaaaatacaattataattttttgtacaaAATAAGTTAGATGATATTTTAACtaagtaatatatacatatacgtgtaaagattaatgaagaaaaaaacatcGGAGAAAACTGTTTGCATAtatgttatcattatttaagcataaataaatgaataaatatatatatatatataatatacatatgtagcTCTCTATCatttagtatatatttatcatcaaatttaaaggaaattatagaaatggaagaaatcgattatgtatattttcatttttcgtacaaacaataatttatatttccttattaaaataaaatattttacatcaAAAAACATAAGAATATTCACttattataagaaatatttaagtatttaaactattcatattttataatttatttttaggataaaattttacaaaagtTACCTTCACATAAGATATATGATGCTTTCAATAAAGAGGTCACTGATACTCAATATAACAGcctttgtaatatatttaattctgTAAAAGAtgattacaaaaataaaactattgatctttgtaaaaaatttgcaagaaatttagaaaatttatCTAAAATAAGTACATCAGGGAACAAGTACGATAGTTGTTCTCATTATGTGTACTGGGTTTATGAAGAAATCAGGAAATTGTTTAAGAAAGAAGCATCAACTGATGATGTCAAaactattattaaaaattttaataaattaaacacTTTTCTTATTAGTAAATACGCAGTATTtaattgtaattattattttttttataatgacTTGTTAGAATTGGATAACAAAAGAGAAGAGAAATATTTACatgattattttaaaaattatagtagTATTAAAAGTAGTGCTAACTGTAAAAGCGTTGGAATTGatgattataaaaagtaCCTTAATGTTGTCAGAGatgtttataaaagaaagaagaataATTGTTGTTTTAATGGAATTTCGTTGTGTCAAAGTTATTTCTTGAATTGTAGTGATAATCTGGATCCAAGTAAACTCATATATACGTTAGAATCTACAAGCGCTGATTGTAAAAAACtagaaaatatatctaatactgaaacagaaaaagaaaaattagatTCTAGGGAATTCGAGGAATTTTTGAAGtcaattaattttacttcATGTCCTGGTCTAGTTAGTGACGAGCCTTCAACATCTACTAGAATATCTACTTCAGGTAATGGTATATCTTCAGAGAGTAATATTAAAACGCATTCATGTAGTTTATTAGGAGCAAATATCAAGCCCTATATTACTGTGACTGCAGATATAGGCAAGGAAAAATTAGAACAATCTGAGGGTATTTCTTCTAGAGGACATATATCAACATTAGGTGGAGATTTAGCAAATACTGATAGTGGAACGAGAAGTAATGAAGAATTTAGTAGTAATTCTGAAAGGAATATTAATGTTTTTCctggaaaaaatggaaaaaatgttGATTTAAGATGGAAATTagatgaaaaaggaaaactaCGCTGTCCTAGTGACAAACCAGGGGAAGATAAAACAGGACTTTGTATGTACGTGGAAAAATTGGTTAACCAAGATATACTTGTTAGATTAGAGGAATCTGGTGGTTATCGTTTAAATAAGGGAAAGAAATGGCCAGCACaatcattaaaaatagttcttaaaaatgataagatAGGTCAGTTAGCGATAATTAACTCACAGGAATTAAGAAATCCTAAACATCTGCAAGCTTTAAAGGCTCATCAAGCAGTGACtactaatattaaaaatcCAAATTATCATGCACTTCCTAGAAATTATTCAGAATCTATTATATTACAGAATGCTTTTGTGCGTGCTTCCATTGTAGCTTCTTTAGTAATGGGATTAATTTTTGcgtttttcctttattttaaagTAAATACCAAAATCCATTTCGTgctataattaaattatgagTTTCTATTTATAAcagatttattttaaaatgttttaactATAATATAATCACACTTAATATGTGTTacatcttttattttgtttattagtTTACTCCCTTTGGATCATATGtaggtaaaattaaaaaaaaaaaaaatagacatAGATATAATTTAGCTGCTTTACATACTCAAGGATTATCAAAAAGATTCATAAAACGAACTTATAGGCATTCTAACAGAAGGAGATTTAGTGTAGTATATATAGAAGAATGAACATAATTTTCTTGGTGTTATACATAATATCAAatgattaatttttaagatattaaaaagtatacaaAATTGAGATAAATGTGCATTTCTATTAATTAtccataatttaaaaaagcaataaataaagagctacagttaaaatatattccttcttgcttttaactttttatattaatt
This window encodes:
- a CDS encoding PIR protein: MEEIDYDKILQKLPSHKIYDAFNKEVTDTQYNSLCNIFNSVKDDYKNKTIDLCKKFARNLENLSKISTSGNKYDSCSHYVYWVYEEIRKLFKKEASTDDVKTIIKNFNKLNTFLISKYAVFNCNYYFFYNDLLELDNKREEKYLHDYFKNYSSIKSSANCKSVGIDDYKKYLNVVRDVYKRKKNNCCFNGISLCQSYFLNCSDNLDPSKLIYTLESTSADCKKLENISNTETEKEKLDSREFEEFLKSINFTSCPGLVSDEPSTSTRISTSGNGISSESNIKTHSCSLLGANIKPYITVTADIGKEKLEQSEGISSRGHISTLGGDLANTDSGTRSNEEFSSNSERNINVFPGKNGKNVDLRWKLDEKGKLRCPSDKPGEDKTGLCMYVEKLVNQDILVRLEESGGYRLNKGKKWPAQSLKIVLKNDKIGQLAIINSQELRNPKHLQALKAHQAVTTNIKNPNYHALPRNYSESIILQNAFVRASIVASLFTPFGSYVGKIKKKKNRHRYNLAALHTQGLSKRFIKRTYRHSNRRRFSVVYIEE